A genomic region of Gemmata massiliana contains the following coding sequences:
- a CDS encoding ParA family protein — MLPECHTADKPVVGPHIPLARRQQWRYGRGMIIVLANSKGGVGKTSISVHLAAWLAEQGHSVVLADCDAQESSSEWVAEAAPGIRTVRLADPTAILDAMPQLAQEADFVVADGPGSNTETSRALLLRADLALVPCKASMLEVRALAQATTVLRQSQDIRQGKPDAVIVLSMVGKRYRLTQDMKDAAAALELPLARTALTLKQIYADAPGQGTVVWRMGTRGREAAAEMEALFREVLPHAVARKTRRSKPVDVTQHEAKRRWG; from the coding sequence GTGTTGCCGGAATGCCACACGGCCGACAAACCTGTCGTCGGGCCGCACATCCCGCTTGCCCGGCGCCAACAATGGCGCTACGGTCGGGGCATGATTATTGTCCTCGCGAACTCCAAGGGCGGGGTCGGCAAAACGTCGATCTCGGTGCACCTGGCGGCCTGGCTGGCCGAACAGGGGCACTCGGTCGTGCTCGCCGACTGCGACGCACAGGAGTCCTCGAGCGAGTGGGTCGCCGAAGCCGCGCCCGGGATCCGCACGGTCCGGCTCGCGGACCCGACCGCGATCCTCGACGCCATGCCCCAACTGGCCCAGGAGGCCGACTTCGTGGTCGCCGACGGGCCCGGGAGCAACACCGAGACGAGCCGCGCGCTGCTGCTCCGGGCCGACCTCGCGCTAGTCCCGTGCAAGGCGTCCATGCTCGAGGTCCGGGCCCTGGCACAAGCCACGACCGTGCTGCGCCAGTCCCAGGACATCCGCCAGGGCAAGCCCGACGCGGTGATCGTGCTCTCGATGGTGGGCAAGCGGTACCGGCTCACCCAGGACATGAAGGACGCGGCCGCGGCCCTCGAGTTGCCCCTGGCCCGGACGGCGCTCACGCTCAAGCAGATTTACGCGGACGCCCCGGGCCAGGGGACCGTGGTGTGGCGCATGGGCACCCGGGGGCGCGAGGCCGCCGCGGAGATGGAGGCCCTGTTCCGCGAGGTGCTGCCCCATGCGGTGGCCCGGAAGACGCGCCGGAGCAAGCCGGTCGACGTGACGCAACACGAAGCGAAGAGGAGGTGGGGATGA
- a CDS encoding replication protein RepA, whose product MAPVPRVHPVAVVGTLTDGLHLTRTQRKRLDAASAIMTARPERIDFLHTVQCQCGIPYGNPGDEVREWERKQGLATLRIEAGSAYDPATGDFVRLGLPYGEKPRLVLIHLATEAIRTGSPVVDVEDSMTAFARALGIAVNGPHLRHLKDQLSRLAAATVRMGMVEGGRAVQFNTQIVSAFDLWYPTEPGQRMLWPSTVRLSAEYFASLERHAVPLDRRAVGALSGSALALDVYTWLAQRLHRVPAGKPQFIPWTGVYDQFGQGYARIRDFRRRFLETLRQVQAVYPQARLSADEKGVTLEHSPPPVSGRLNTLLIG is encoded by the coding sequence GTGGCTCCGGTCCCACGGGTACATCCCGTAGCGGTCGTGGGCACGCTCACCGACGGCCTGCACCTGACCCGGACCCAGCGCAAGCGCCTGGACGCCGCGAGCGCGATCATGACCGCCCGGCCCGAGCGCATCGACTTCCTGCACACGGTCCAGTGCCAGTGCGGGATCCCGTACGGGAACCCGGGCGACGAGGTACGCGAGTGGGAGCGCAAGCAGGGCCTGGCGACGCTCCGAATCGAGGCCGGGTCGGCATACGATCCCGCGACCGGGGACTTTGTCCGGCTCGGGCTCCCGTACGGGGAGAAGCCCCGGCTCGTGCTCATCCACCTGGCCACCGAGGCGATCCGCACGGGTTCGCCCGTGGTGGACGTGGAGGACTCGATGACCGCGTTCGCGCGGGCCCTGGGGATCGCGGTCAACGGCCCGCACCTGCGCCACTTGAAGGACCAGTTGTCCCGATTAGCCGCGGCGACAGTGCGCATGGGTATGGTCGAGGGGGGCCGGGCCGTGCAGTTCAACACCCAAATCGTCAGCGCGTTCGACCTGTGGTACCCGACCGAACCGGGTCAGCGCATGCTCTGGCCCTCGACCGTGCGCCTGAGCGCCGAGTACTTCGCCAGTTTGGAGCGGCACGCGGTCCCGCTCGACCGTCGGGCCGTGGGCGCGCTGTCCGGTTCGGCCCTGGCCCTGGACGTGTACACGTGGCTGGCACAGCGCCTGCACCGGGTTCCGGCGGGCAAACCTCAATTCATTCCCTGGACCGGGGTGTACGACCAGTTCGGTCAGGGGTACGCGCGGATCCGGGACTTCCGGCGCCGGTTCCTCGAGACGCTCCGGCAGGTCCAGGCCGTGTACCCGCAGGCGCGGCTTTCGGCGGACGAGAAGGGCGTGACCCTGGAGCACAGCCCGCCGCCGGTAAGCGGACGCTTGAACACATTGCTCATCGGGTAA
- a CDS encoding response regulator, whose amino-acid sequence MFRHNTQLEEAPPLRVLYVDDNSDAADSAVDLLRICGFEPRACYNGPSALAEATSFRPSVYLIDLNMPGMDGDELARRLRERADGNPLVLVAVTAMSGDEARQRIKAGGFDLHFVKPVDPHQLVALVDTLWRAWLRWAHKRDGGENAG is encoded by the coding sequence GTGTTCCGTCACAACACACAACTCGAGGAGGCCCCGCCGTTGCGGGTGCTCTACGTCGATGATAACTCCGACGCGGCCGACTCAGCGGTCGACCTGCTCCGGATCTGCGGGTTCGAGCCGCGCGCCTGCTATAACGGCCCGAGTGCGCTCGCGGAGGCAACGTCCTTCCGCCCCAGTGTGTATCTCATCGATCTGAACATGCCCGGAATGGACGGGGACGAGCTCGCGCGGCGGCTCCGCGAGCGGGCCGACGGGAACCCGCTCGTGCTGGTGGCGGTGACTGCGATGAGCGGCGATGAGGCCCGTCAGCGGATTAAGGCCGGGGGGTTCGATCTGCACTTCGTCAAACCGGTGGACCCGCACCAGCTCGTGGCGCTCGTGGACACCCTCTGGCGGGCGTGGCTGCGCTGGGCGCACAAACGGGACGGGGGTGAGAACGCCGGTTGA
- a CDS encoding acyl-CoA desaturase → MTTTDTLSDRTGAPVTVSPSVRETVFSWAVVLAGVTIPFLGLVAGVAAAVRYGWFSAVDLVLFLGMYVATMLGLTVGFHRLFTHRSFEAAEPVQFALGVLGSMTFQGPLLEWVGRHRIHHRFSDRYGDPHSPHAPHRSGFWGRVRAFWHAHIGWALPADPPDLDRYAPDLRKSRMLRLVSDLFLVWALLGLALPAAIGYAFGGWPGALTGFLWGGLVRVLAGHHLTWCVNSVCHLWGSRPYRSSDESRNNAVIGVLALGEGWHNNHHAFPTSARHGFEWWQVDISYYLIRGLETLGLAWKVRTPSPETLTKSNVDAADGPCSEGRGAE, encoded by the coding sequence GTGACGACTACTGACACATTATCCGACCGCACCGGGGCACCAGTGACGGTTTCGCCGTCGGTACGCGAAACCGTGTTCTCTTGGGCCGTCGTGCTTGCCGGAGTTACGATCCCGTTCCTGGGGCTCGTTGCCGGGGTCGCGGCCGCCGTGCGGTACGGGTGGTTCAGTGCGGTGGACCTGGTCCTGTTCCTGGGGATGTACGTGGCGACCATGCTCGGACTCACGGTGGGGTTCCACCGGCTGTTCACGCACCGCTCGTTCGAGGCCGCCGAGCCGGTTCAGTTCGCCCTCGGGGTTCTCGGGTCGATGACGTTTCAAGGGCCGCTCCTGGAGTGGGTCGGGCGGCACCGGATCCACCACCGGTTCAGCGACCGGTACGGGGACCCGCACTCGCCCCACGCCCCGCACCGGAGCGGCTTCTGGGGCCGCGTTCGGGCGTTCTGGCACGCCCACATCGGGTGGGCCCTACCGGCCGACCCACCGGACCTGGACCGGTACGCACCGGACCTGCGCAAGAGTCGGATGCTGCGGCTCGTGAGCGATCTGTTCCTGGTGTGGGCGCTGCTCGGACTGGCGCTGCCCGCGGCGATCGGGTACGCGTTCGGTGGGTGGCCCGGGGCGCTCACCGGGTTCCTGTGGGGCGGACTGGTGCGGGTACTGGCCGGGCACCACCTGACGTGGTGCGTGAACTCGGTGTGCCACTTATGGGGGAGCCGGCCGTACCGCTCCAGCGACGAGAGCCGGAACAACGCGGTGATCGGGGTCCTGGCCCTGGGCGAGGGATGGCACAACAACCACCACGCGTTCCCGACCTCGGCCCGGCACGGGTTCGAGTGGTGGCAGGTCGACATCAGCTACTACCTGATCCGGGGGCTGGAGACGTTGGGACTCGCGTGGAAGGTGCGGACCCCGTCACCGGAGACACTAACCAAGAGTAACGTGGACGCGGCCGACGGCCCGTGTTCGGAAGGACGAGGAGCGGAGTAA
- a CDS encoding catalase — protein sequence MTQPKATPVESRGGETHQTAGGDIPVLTTQQGVPVSDDQNTLRAGPRGPALLEDFHFREKIFHFDHERIPERVVHARGYGAHGYFESNGALEKVSRAAVFKKGEKTPTFVRFSTVAGNKGSADLARDVRGFATKFYTKEGNWDLVGNNIPVFFIQDPMKFPDMVHAFKDEPDRGFPQAATAHDNAWDFISLTPESMHMVMWVYSDRAIPRSFRFMEGFGVHTFRLVSAEGKSTFVKFHWKPKLGLQSVVWNEAVKINGADPDFHRRDLWSAIEKGEFPEWELGVQLFDDAFADKFAFDVLDPTKIVPEEDVPVQVVGRLVLDRNVDNFFAETEQVAFCTQNVVPGIDFTNDPLLQGRNFSYLDTQLKRLGGPNFTHIPINAPKCPVMNFQQDGHMAMRNPKGRVNYEPNSWDGKSPREEPGPRESPAAGYTSFPAPVEGPKVRQRSETFSDHYSQARQFYVSQTAIEQRHIQNALVFELSKVSRVDIRARMVSHLLNIDAGLADAVAKGLRLKEAPKPMPAAKPTRQDLKPSDKLSIVKNPPKSFTGRTVGALVTDGVDADVLAGLRKALKAEGATLKLVAPEVGGVKDSAGAWHDADEKLEGGPSVLFDAVAILPSKDGVTALAHLPAARDFIADAVAHRKFVGYSAGATALFEKAGVARDEGFVPLNKAGDCDTFVAACRKLRFWDRAAAER from the coding sequence ATGACCCAACCGAAGGCCACTCCGGTCGAGAGTAGAGGTGGTGAAACGCACCAGACCGCGGGGGGCGACATCCCGGTCTTAACTACCCAACAGGGCGTGCCCGTCTCCGACGACCAGAACACACTTCGCGCCGGGCCGCGCGGGCCGGCTCTACTCGAGGACTTCCACTTCCGCGAGAAGATCTTCCACTTCGACCACGAGCGCATCCCGGAGCGCGTCGTCCACGCCCGCGGGTACGGCGCGCACGGGTACTTCGAGAGTAACGGCGCGCTGGAAAAGGTGAGCCGGGCCGCGGTGTTCAAGAAGGGCGAAAAGACGCCCACGTTCGTCCGGTTCTCGACGGTCGCCGGGAACAAGGGCTCGGCCGACTTGGCCCGCGACGTGCGCGGGTTCGCCACCAAGTTCTACACGAAGGAGGGCAACTGGGATCTCGTCGGCAACAACATCCCGGTGTTCTTCATCCAGGATCCGATGAAGTTCCCGGACATGGTCCACGCCTTCAAAGACGAGCCGGACCGCGGGTTCCCGCAGGCCGCCACGGCCCACGACAACGCCTGGGACTTCATCTCCCTCACACCCGAATCCATGCACATGGTCATGTGGGTGTACTCGGATCGTGCGATTCCGCGGTCGTTTAGGTTCATGGAGGGGTTCGGGGTCCACACGTTCCGGCTCGTCAGCGCCGAGGGGAAGTCCACCTTCGTCAAGTTCCACTGGAAGCCGAAGCTGGGCCTCCAGTCGGTGGTGTGGAACGAGGCGGTGAAGATCAACGGGGCCGACCCGGACTTCCACCGCCGCGACCTGTGGAGCGCCATCGAGAAGGGCGAGTTCCCGGAGTGGGAACTCGGGGTGCAGTTGTTCGACGACGCGTTCGCGGACAAGTTCGCGTTCGACGTCCTCGACCCGACCAAGATCGTCCCCGAGGAAGACGTCCCGGTGCAGGTCGTCGGGCGGCTGGTACTCGACCGCAACGTGGACAACTTTTTTGCGGAAACGGAGCAGGTCGCGTTCTGCACGCAGAACGTGGTGCCCGGGATCGACTTCACCAACGACCCGCTGCTCCAGGGGCGGAACTTCTCGTACCTGGACACACAACTGAAGCGCCTCGGCGGTCCGAACTTCACGCACATCCCGATCAACGCCCCGAAGTGCCCGGTGATGAACTTCCAGCAGGACGGGCACATGGCGATGCGCAACCCCAAGGGGCGGGTGAACTACGAGCCGAACTCGTGGGACGGAAAGAGCCCGCGGGAGGAGCCGGGGCCCCGCGAGTCGCCTGCAGCCGGTTACACCAGCTTCCCCGCACCGGTCGAGGGGCCGAAGGTGCGACAGCGGTCGGAGACGTTTTCGGACCACTATAGCCAGGCGCGGCAGTTTTACGTCAGCCAGACGGCGATCGAGCAGCGGCACATTCAGAACGCGCTTGTGTTCGAGCTGAGTAAGGTGAGTCGGGTGGACATCCGCGCCCGGATGGTGTCGCACCTCCTGAACATCGACGCCGGACTCGCCGACGCGGTGGCCAAGGGGCTGCGGCTGAAGGAGGCGCCCAAGCCGATGCCGGCCGCGAAGCCGACGCGCCAGGATCTCAAGCCGTCCGACAAATTGAGCATCGTCAAGAACCCGCCCAAGAGCTTCACCGGGCGGACAGTCGGCGCGCTGGTGACCGACGGCGTCGACGCCGACGTGCTGGCGGGGCTCCGTAAGGCTCTGAAGGCCGAAGGGGCGACACTCAAACTGGTCGCGCCGGAGGTGGGCGGGGTGAAGGACTCGGCCGGGGCGTGGCACGACGCGGACGAGAAACTCGAGGGCGGGCCGTCGGTACTGTTCGACGCCGTCGCGATCCTGCCGTCCAAGGACGGGGTGACGGCCCTGGCCCATCTGCCGGCGGCCCGGGACTTCATCGCCGACGCGGTCGCGCACCGGAAATTCGTGGGCTACTCGGCGGGCGCCACCGCGCTGTTCGAGAAGGCCGGCGTCGCGCGCGACGAGGGGTTCGTGCCCCTGAACAAGGCGGGCGACTGCGACACGTTCGTCGCGGCGTGCCGCAAGCTCCGGTTCTGGGACCGCGCCGCCGCGGAACGGTAA